A DNA window from Gammaproteobacteria bacterium contains the following coding sequences:
- the rplC gene encoding 50S ribosomal protein L3, translated as MPIGLVGRKCGMTRQFTEDGNSIPVTVIEITPNRVAQIKTSENDGYRSYQITTGAKKPSRVTKPSAGHFAKAGVDAGTGLWEFRLEESEGEDIAVGSELKVDIFEPGQKIDVTGISRGKGFAGAVKRHNFRTQDATHGNSRSHRAPGSIGQNQSPGRVFKGKKMAGHLGNKRCTMQNQEVIRIDVERNILLVKGAVPGAPGSMVIIQPSVKTKRGGE; from the coding sequence ATGCCAATTGGATTAGTCGGTCGGAAATGTGGGATGACACGACAGTTTACAGAAGATGGTAATTCTATCCCGGTTACGGTGATAGAGATTACTCCTAATCGTGTCGCTCAAATTAAAACAAGCGAAAATGATGGCTATCGTAGTTATCAAATTACTACAGGCGCAAAAAAACCTAGCCGAGTGACTAAGCCTTCGGCCGGTCATTTTGCAAAGGCTGGCGTAGACGCGGGCACAGGTTTGTGGGAATTTCGTTTAGAAGAAAGTGAGGGGGAAGATATCGCTGTGGGTTCAGAACTCAAAGTGGATATTTTTGAGCCTGGTCAAAAAATAGATGTGACAGGTATTTCTCGCGGAAAGGGTTTTGCAGGTGCGGTTAAAAGGCACAATTTTAGAACTCAAGATGCTACTCACGGTAATTCTCGATCACACCGTGCGCCAGGATCTATTGGTCAAAACCAATCGCCGGGTCGTGTATTCAAAGGTAAAAAGATGGCTGGGCATTTAGGTAATAAACGTTGCACTATGCAGAATCAAGAAGTAATTAGAATCGACGTTGAGCGCAATATACTGTTAGTAAAGGGAGCAGTTCCCGGAGCTCCAGGTAGTATGGTTATCATTCAACCTTCAGTAAAGACAAAGAGAGGGGGTGAATAA
- the rplW gene encoding 50S ribosomal protein L23, whose protein sequence is MNEQRILKVLLSPHISEKSTIANENNQYVFKVIKDSTKPEIKQAIEKLFNVKVVSVQVVNLKPKKVQFKRMEGTRKAWKKAYVRLADGSQIDFTGGQA, encoded by the coding sequence ATGAACGAGCAAAGAATATTAAAAGTGTTACTTTCTCCCCATATTTCAGAGAAATCAACAATTGCTAATGAAAATAATCAGTACGTATTTAAAGTAATAAAAGACTCAACCAAGCCTGAAATCAAACAGGCAATTGAAAAATTATTCAATGTCAAAGTTGTGTCAGTCCAGGTAGTTAATTTAAAACCTAAGAAAGTGCAATTTAAGCGAATGGAAGGCACGCGCAAAGCTTGGAAAAAAGCCTATGTTCGATTGGCGGATGGTAGTCAAATTGACTTTACTGGTGGACAAGCATAG
- the rpsJ gene encoding 30S ribosomal protein S10, whose protein sequence is MKNQKIRIRLKAFDHKLLDKAAKEIVDTAKRTGARVNGPIPLPTRQQAFSVLISPHKDKDAQDQFVIRTHKRVLDIIQPTDKTVDALMKLDLSAGVDVQIKVD, encoded by the coding sequence ATAAAGAACCAAAAAATTCGTATCCGTTTGAAAGCATTTGATCATAAACTGCTTGATAAAGCGGCTAAAGAAATTGTTGATACGGCAAAAAGAACAGGCGCAAGAGTCAATGGGCCTATCCCATTGCCAACTCGGCAGCAAGCATTTAGTGTTCTGATTTCTCCTCATAAGGATAAGGACGCACAGGATCAATTTGTAATTCGCACACATAAGCGAGTTCTGGATATTATCCAACCTACTGATAAAACAGTTGATGCATTGATGAAACTGGATTTATCAGCAGGGGTGGATGTTCAAATTAAGGTAGATTAA
- a CDS encoding elongation factor Tu, which yields MVMPGDNVTVIVTLLAPIAMEDGLRFAIREGGRTVGAGVVTKVVE from the coding sequence AGATGGTGATGCCAGGAGACAATGTAACGGTAATCGTAACATTGTTGGCGCCAATAGCGATGGAAGATGGCTTACGTTTTGCAATTCGCGAAGGTGGTCGTACAGTGGGTGCTGGTGTAGTAACAAAGGTTGTTGAGTAA
- the rplD gene encoding 50S ribosomal protein L4 — MELGVLTADGKESKVTVSDANFGVEFNEGLVHQVVTAYMAAARAGTSAQKSRSDVRGGGKKPWRQKGTGRARAGTIRSPIWRSGGVTFAARPRSYAQKVNRKMYRAAFKAILSELVRQERLTVIDEIKIANPKTKELVNKLKQLNIETSVLIVTEKMDATLELAGRNIHTIGICQSSEINPVSLIQFEQVLITAEALKNLEERLV, encoded by the coding sequence ATGGAGTTAGGAGTTCTGACCGCTGACGGTAAAGAAAGTAAAGTTACTGTTTCAGACGCAAATTTTGGGGTTGAATTTAACGAAGGGTTGGTGCACCAAGTAGTGACTGCTTATATGGCGGCGGCGCGTGCTGGCACAAGTGCACAAAAAAGTCGTTCAGATGTAAGGGGCGGTGGTAAAAAACCATGGCGTCAAAAAGGTACAGGTCGTGCCAGAGCAGGAACAATCCGTAGTCCAATATGGCGTTCAGGCGGGGTTACATTTGCTGCACGTCCAAGAAGCTATGCCCAAAAAGTGAATCGTAAAATGTATCGAGCGGCTTTTAAGGCAATATTGTCTGAGCTAGTACGTCAGGAACGGTTAACGGTGATTGACGAGATTAAAATTGCAAATCCAAAAACGAAAGAATTGGTTAACAAATTAAAACAACTTAACATCGAGACAAGTGTGTTAATTGTAACAGAAAAGATGGACGCCACTTTAGAATTAGCTGGCCGCAATATTCATACAATTGGGATTTGCCAATCAAGCGAGATCAATCCAGTTAGTTTGATACAGTTTGAACAAGTATTAATAACGGCTGAGGCGTTGAAAAATCTTGAGGAGAGATTGGTATGA